A window from Vulpes vulpes isolate BD-2025 chromosome 9, VulVul3, whole genome shotgun sequence encodes these proteins:
- the SHD gene encoding SH2 domain-containing adapter protein D, which translates to MAKWLRDYLSFGGRRPPPQPPTPDYTESDILRAYREQKDLDFEDPYEDSDSRLEQDPAGPGDCKGPGDAKYDSPKHRLIKVEAADMARAKVLLGSPGEELELDTEYSDPFDAQPHPPPSDDGYMEPYDAQRAVSDLPCKGVQLYDTPYEEQDQDPGDGAPSGRRPRQSRLPQEDERPADEYDQPWEWKKDHISKAFAVQFDSPEWERTPGSAKELRRPPSRSPQAAERVDPALPLEKQPWFHGPLSRADAENLLSLCKAGSYLVRLSETSPQDCSLSLRSSQGFLHLKFARTRESQFVLGQHSGPFASVPELVLHYSSRPLPVQGAEHLALLYPVVTQTP; encoded by the exons ATGGCCAAGTGGCTACGGGACTACCTGAGCTTTGGCGGCCGGAGGCCCCCTCCGCAGCCGCCCACCCCCGACTACACGGAGAGCGACATTCTGAGGGCCTACCGGGAGCAGAAGGATCTGGACTTCGAGGACCCCTACGAGGACTCAGACAGCCGCCTGGAGCAGGACCCTGCCGGGCCCGGGGACTGCAAGGGCCCCGGAGACGCCAAGTACGACTCTCCCAAGCACCGGCTCATCAAGGTGGAGGCTGCGGACATGGCCAGAGCCAAGGtcttgctgggcagccccggggaaGAG ttgGAACTCGACACGGAGTACTCAGACCCCTTTGATGCTCAGCCTCATCCGCCACCGTCAGATGACGGCTACATGGAGCCCTATGATGCCCAGCGGGCCGTGAGTG ACCTGCCATGCAAGGGGGTGCAGCTGTATGACACTCCCTACGAGGAGCAGGACCAAGACCCAGGAGATGGGGCCCCTTCCGGGAGGAGACCTCGCCAGAGCCGGCTGCCTCAGGAGGACGAGAGGCCAGCAGATGAGTACGACCAGCCCTGGGAGTGGAAGAAAGACCACATCTCCAAGGCATTTGCAG TGCAGTTTGACAGTCCCGAGTGGGAAAGGACCCCAGGCTCTGCCAAAGAGCTCCGGAGACCCCCgtccaggagcccccaggccgCAGAGCGTGTGGACCCGGCCCTGCCCCTGGAGAAACAGCC gTGGTTTCACGGCCCACTGAGTCGGGCAGATGCCGAGAACCTCCTGTCTCTCTGCAAGGCAGGCAGCTACCTCGTGCGTCTCAGCGAGACCAGTCCCCAGGACTGCTCCCTGTCCCTCAG GAGCAGCCAGGGCTTCCTGCACCTGAAGTTCGCACGGACCCGAGAGAGCCAGTTCGTGCTGGGGCAGCACAGCGGCCCCTTCGCCAGCGTGCCGGAACTGGTCCTCCACTACAGCTCCCGGCCGCTGCCCGTGCAGGGCGCCGAGCATCTGGCCCTGCTGTACCCGGTGGTCACGCAGACCCCCTGA